The region ATATAACCTTAAAATCCACTGATCAAATTATATTTCCTAAGTGTCACAAATCATTATTTGTTATCGGGTCCTAATAATATAAATTGGAAAACACAAAGGATCGATAATCCATACCTCAAGATATCGCAGTCCTCTTTGTGAGCTCCCTATGTTTCCTCAATCATGATTAATTAATCTTATCAAAGAGACTGCAAGAAAGCAATAGCTTTCTATGTATCATTCTATCTCTCAATATCAAAGATCTCCTAAGACTGTCATAATCCTTTGAACTTTATTCCTTTGGTTCTTTACTTAGgtactgttggggataaaattaacctcGAGGACACGTGGATCCTAATCTTGAAACATCTCGAACATTTGTTACGACCCAGTAGaagaagatcgtctaggtatgaTGACACCTCGGTCCTATTGAACTCAGTAATGGTAAGAAATTTctcgagatctcctagtctgatcggagcgaacatatctcggatatttatgcctcggagGATTGACAGAAGCTACGATACCGTCCAGGAAGTTTTCATCACAACCCGGTATAGAAAGATTGCCTCGGTATGGTAACACCTTGGACTTTCTACAACCCTGTTACGGTGCGAtaatattccgagatctcctagtccgaTCGGAGCAAACATGTCTCagatattatcacctcgggCGGTTGATCAAAGTATACTACGATTGTCTTAGAGTGAGATAAGGCCAGTATCCCGGAAGACCAGGGATAAGCCTCTATCCCATAATCAACGGGATAAGACTGCTAATAACGTGGAATTAAGATTGAAGAGGCATGAGTGCTATCCAATTTGGACTCTGtagccttattcaaattcctgaagataaggttaagaTTCGAAcagactaggactcaaactcctagttcAACTGGGCGTCAAGAATCCCAGTAGAACTACAActacaagcctataaataaaaccACTACGTCAAGTATTaaagatgatatatatattctctgagcttttgagattacagacACTCTCcaggaaattgatttgaactgacttaggcatcggagtggacGTAGTCGGCACCCTCGACTagtcgtttgttattttgcagggaTCGAGGTAGTTCGATTGAGGGAGGAAGCGAATCACCaagcgacacgtcaccataccgaaaattgtaccaacagGTACAACtcttttatatagtaccatgatctttttcttattcctgcataaatattattatcctCATAGGTCAACGGATTCAATCCTAAACATCAACCCAATTTAATTATGCAGTTAATCAATCCTCAAATCTGATAGTTAAGGTATTTATCAAAATTAGGATCTTCCGAAAGATCCATCTTATGTAAATCACATATCAAATCAGTTATATCAattaacttaagctctagaaaacctcaataatttcttaattaatCGATTCTAAACTTCGCCAAAGTTTAACTGATTAAGGGAAGATAATCTATCTAAATATTatcaaattatttaatcaacTCATTTCCGCAAAtgtatataaattaataatccACAATTTATACACCTATTTTCAAAGGGTAATAGATACTCATTAATCATATCATATCTTTCCTTACCTTCTAAGGTAATTGGTTATACCTCAAGCttcaatattttcttctttgattCTAAGGTTATCCTTAGCATAGACATAGGACAAATATCATTCCTAAACATATCAATAAAGTGCTAGATCCATCTACCAACTTAATATCTATAAATCTGCAAAGGTTTATTGAAATAAGATAGTTGAACCCCATACATCATATTCTCATCATATGTCATACCATAGATAAAGCACCAAGATTATGTCATCTATATCTCCAAAATTATCATTTCATGATTATATCTCAAAATAATACTATGTATCAATCGTTCTAATCATGAGATTATAAATACCTTCATACATTAGGTTTCTTATTCACCTTACACTGAAATTGTCATTCGGGTGGGAGATCTCTGCACTAAGATATCTAAATTTGTTAGATCTTGATAACAAAATATTGATTCTATTCTCAACATCTATACAACTATCGATCTTAAACTTAGAAGTTATATAAAAATCACAGACATTTATTTACGAACATAATCAATAGTGACACTATATGAAAACGTACATATTTCAACTTGTATATAATTTAgcatatttttaaaagtttaatgcCTTTGTTATCCACAAACTTTCTACTCGTGTTCAAAATCTTTTGGAAGTATTTTAATAGCACATGAATGAGTATTAATTCTCATTCTGAAATAAGAGTTTAATTTCTTATTCAATAGGTTGTTTTTATTACTATCAAACAATAGAATTACAAATaggtataccatatatataattatatttatcatttttacaaaactTTGCTTTCAAGATGTTTTCATTACATCTAGACCTTTATTTTGTAAACATTAGGAGTTAGACCACGTTTGAAAGCTCATGTTTAATCTTGTttcaaaatcattcttttttaaataaaaatggtttCATATCTCGTATTTTACAATATAATCCTAACTTAGCATGCAAATCAAATCAACATGTTCTCTAACATACAACAAAGCATTAAAAtgaatacattcaatttttGTCAAGGATTGAAAGTATATATGAGTATTCATCACCCAAAGTATCAAAATTGCACATATACATACACTATTTAATACTCATAGCAGCATATATAGTCATACTTCACAAATCCTAACTGTGGCTAACGAAGCATACATACATACTCATGAAGCATTTATAAGATTCatacaaaacatttttcagaGTTTATGTgtcctatagctcttgtgttatttCTAACTTCTAGGGTCAAGCCTAATAGTCCTCAAAGCAAACCGATCTGATACCACTTATAAcgacccacttttttttttcaaaaatgcgtaaatgaaaattttgaatttccatGTACGTTATAATATCATCAAtgacgtcatcagagtataatttagcagcggaatatatttttacgTAAAGACTTTATTAAAATATCATAGATATTTTGATTAACTATAGTTAAGTTTTATCTAGTTAATTTAATCTGGTTTAATCTAAAGAAATTTATTCAAAACTTACTAATTATCTTTTTACCGCAGATATTTTCACCTTGGATTTTTACCATTTTAAACTAACTCATTAGGATTATAATTTTAAGTCCGTTTAGAGTCTAGTTCGTTTTATTACAAATATTATTAtcccaataatattatatcactgacaatattattatattaaataatattgtgtcaataataaatattatatataataatattatatactaataatattgttaattaGCTCACTTGAATATTTAGTTTGTCTATTTATCAATTAAGGACAGGTGGCGCATGGTTATGCTCTCATCAAAgcaatgtcgatcgagcgacataAAGTGTCTATCCTTCGACATGTTGATCGAGCGACAGGTATTATCGATCGATCAATCGGCAAAcgtggtcgatcgagcgactaaaAATATGGATTGATCGCCAcaagtcttaaattctatttaagacgttatgtcttaaaatctggggcgttacAGATGACTTTTATTGGCATACAATAACTTGGAGCAGATTCAAAACCTTAAGAATCATTTGGGTAACCATTTCAAGCTCAAAGATCTTGGCTACCTGAAATATTTTCTTGTTATTGAAGTGGCTCGTTCAAAGAAATGCATCTTTCTATCACAAAGAAAGTATACTCttgaaatatttgaagaataggCTTCCTTGGTGCCAAACCTAATACTTTTCCCTTGGAGCAAAATCCGGCACTCAATGAACATGATGGAGACTTTATTGCAGATCCCTCATCATATCGTTAACTAGTTGGTAAGTTGATTTATTTAACCATTACCATACTAGATTTAGCCTATGCAGTGCAGGTGTTGAGCCAATTTATGGACAAGCCACGCAGATCCCTTTTGATGTATTACATAGAGTATTATGCTACATCAAGAAGTCTCCAAGACAAGGAATTCTCTTATCTGCCACAACCAACATTCAACTATATGCATTATGTGATGCAGATTGAGCACGATGTAGAGACACTCAATGTTCAGTCACTAGAAATTGTATACTCCTTGGAATCTCACCAATATCTTGGAAAACGAATAAGCAAACAACAGTATCCCGTTCTTCAGCTGAAGCAGATTACAGAGCTATGGCCACAACTTGCTGTGAAATTACATGGTTTAAACAATTGTTAGCAGACCTCCATATCTCACATTCACAACCAGTGAAATTATATTGAGACAACCAAGCGGCCATCCACATCGCCTCAAATCCCGTCTTTCATGAAAAAGCAAAACCTATAGAAATTGAATGTCACCTCATGCGGGAAAAACTACAGCATGGCACAGTTAAGACTTTCCACGTATTTACCACTCAAACAACCCCCTGATCTATTTAATAAGGCACTAAGTTCGACACAATTCCATCACCTACTTGGCAAGTTGGGTGTCATGAATATCCACTCCAACTttaggtgggggggggggggggggggggggggtattgTTGAGGGAAGAAATATAAGCAACGGTAACAAATCAATTGAGAAAAGGAAAATCACCAACCAACAACGTTCACATTCCTTCTAGATAAATGTTCAGTATGTATAGAAGATTACAAACATTAATACACAATGGTTATGTAACCCAAGTATCTTACCCCATCGCGTAAATTGATTACTGGAGATGGGCATGGGTCGAATCGGGCCCATGCAGTTAATAAATTTCAATTCCGCAATCCGGCCTGATCCATGCAGTTTGAGCAAAAACAAGCCCGCATGACTTTTACTAAAGGATAGATCCGCATTTACCAGGGTGGGACGGTGTGGGCTGGGGCGGTTATGAGGGTTTGGGCAGGTTATGCCCACTCCTATCGATTACCATCAAGTAATAAACACTGAATTTTCTTCATTCATATCTCAGCAACTATGTTTAGTTTTTGTCTATAGGGCCCTCTATACAAGCAATGGATCCCTTATTCAAACAGAAAAACTCCTCTTAAAATCTGATCTTATCACtatctttactttctttttaaGGCATGAAATAATAGGAGATTGTGATAATCATTTTAGTCTTTATCATATTTCTTCTAGAAGACTGAAGAGTACTAGTCCACCtcataagaaagaagaagaagaagaagaagaagaagaagaagagataatTGTCTCGTTTGAAATTTTCATTCCCCTTCCCCTCCTTTATTTACATTTtacacttctcccaaaaaaacatcaacttcaaaatattctcaacttttttcactttttatatcacattaatactttttattactttttaaataaaaaattcactataatacaatttttttttttttacttttttataaaaattatttaaattttataggacatcaattataaaaaaaaaaaattaaatgaaggaAAGGGAAGAGAAAATTTCAAACGAAACTTAAAGATCGGCTGTACTTGCATGTACGAGCTGATGTCGTTTAATATTATGTACATGATGGTTAAATGAACGCCGGAAGGCTGGTGGATGTGAGCCGGCAACCGAAATGGCATGGACTATTACATCCTCCGAAGGAAACGTGGATGTGAGCATCTTTTTCCCTTAAAGTCGGTCTCAATCTCAAACATAAAAAACGTGAAGCAAACGAAAGCAACGATTGACCTTGGAAATTCTATAATATTGACCTGACGACTATTCCACGAAAAAAGCGCGTGgaaaacatttatatatattttgctcaACCACTCGTACAAAGCCATTATACACTGTTCCAACATTTATCTTACACCCACGTTCTTTACCAACCTGTGATTCAATTTCAAACCTCTTGATTGTCATCTACAGAAATTCTTACAGAGAGACCAAGAGAGCAGGTTATGTCGACATCAAGACCAATTCTTCCCTTCGATGGCCTTCCTACTGGCCCTTCTCGCAGGTACCGAGCTTCAGCTCATAATCCTAATCATCTTCTGGTTATCTGGAAAGGCAAGATCGGCAGCTGTTTTCTGGGAAATGGTTTGGAGTTTGTCAACACGGGCCTGACGGCGACAGAGCTAATTGTCAGCAAAACAAAGATATACAGTGTACTTCCAGGAGCTCCGCTTCCTTCTGATCCTTCTCCCGATTCATGGTAAGACTATTTGATTTTGTAATATTGCTCCAAGctattgttgtttttgtctGATATAAGTAATTAACAGCGTTTATGGATATATCCTCGCAGGAAAGTTTGGATATTTGGAATGATGGTGACGGTAATTCTACCATTCTTGGGGATTAAATGGGGACCGTTACTGAATCTGAAAAGTAAGGAATTTCATGCTGTTTTTTGTTCACTCTATCATTTTCGTTGTGACATTGTGAATATAAAGGGGTTTAATCATGTGATGCTCGGATTGAACATGTAGGCCGACTTGGAACGGCTGCGGATAAAGTAGAAGCAGTAGCAGAGGCCGTAGAAAAGGTGGCTCAGCAAGTGGATAAGGTAGTGGAAGAGGTCGCCGATCACCTTCCAGGCGGGAAACTCAAAGAAGCTGCGGCGCTTATTGAACATCTAGCTGAGGAAACAGCCAAGGGTGCCCATCTGGTAGATAAAGCGATCGAGCAGGTTTGACCCAAtaccttattttattatattttatcttaATTGCACTCTCTTTCATCTTATTTATATCCTATTTCATGAATCAATATTATGTGAGATGATAAAATTCCAGTTTTGATCAGCAACTGGGCCCATGAGTACTCTATGTGATCAGTTTTCTTAATTACTTTTGACTTTCAGATGTCCTACCTTCCTGGTTAGGTTAACCATGGTTGGAATATGAAGAAATATATTTAATGACTGATTTTAAAACCTTCTTAGTTATCTTTTCCATTTGCCCTTTTACTGTGAGTCTTGTCCTGTCATTAGGCGCTTTCAGCGATATATCATCTTACCTTTTCAAATTTCCTTTAAACTTTCtacttcttttttcctttcttttgttctttattcAAACTTTCTACGCAAGAAAGCACAAGGTTACTCAGTCAGGTGTGGTGGGTCACAAGATATATCTGTCCACTTGCTTggttgtttgttcttcatttcttcgTCGCACCATTAAGAATTTGACTAGGTTTTTCGAATAGCCCTTTGTTTATAAAGTTGCTTTCCTGACTGTTACCTACGACAAAGCCTGGTAGCTTCCTTTATTGCCGCCCCACGCGGTTTGGAGCGTTTCGTAGATCATCATAAAGGGCTaatttttatgttaatttttattttaaaaaaaaaaaaaaaacaatatgaattaaaaaaatgccCCCAATGAcgatttatgtatttctttcttttcttttcttatttagtattttattaatttttttaagggtatttttgttattgggagaatattgacaatttttataatttatgagaGACATTGGCCCAATTTGATAATTCttgtggagagaaaaaaaatcgaatagtaataaaagtgattaatgtgatataaagtaaagagagtcttgattttttttttttttttgtggtgaacaagttttgtttagtaaatagttttttatttgtataataataaaagattatTGATtggatataaaaagtgaaaaaagttagaatgttttgaagttgacttTTAAAAACATCTAATAGtgtacataattttatattattttaaattttaaattttaaaagacgtgttaACTTTGACTTTATATACACTATTTCATGTGCCAACttcaaatttttacattttatttaaaatggctAGGACTTTACTTTTATTCCTTTACCAAATAGGATTATTTTTAATTGG is a window of Alnus glutinosa chromosome 4, dhAlnGlut1.1, whole genome shotgun sequence DNA encoding:
- the LOC133867242 gene encoding uncharacterized protein LOC133867242, which encodes MSTSRPILPFDGLPTGPSRRYRASAHNPNHLLVIWKGKIGSCFLGNGLEFVNTGLTATELIVSKTKIYSVLPGAPLPSDPSPDSWKVWIFGMMVTVILPFLGIKWGPLLNLKSRLGTAADKVEAVAEAVEKVAQQVDKVVEEVADHLPGGKLKEAAALIEHLAEETAKGAHLVDKAIEQVEEVEKQVDEVQKQAVEVQKQVDSLMEPLTEQAKPMPKEANK